In a genomic window of Halobiforma lacisalsi AJ5:
- a CDS encoding helix-hairpin-helix domain-containing protein yields MRIREWQDILEDVTEQDVESEDWRAVAGDRAGGVGEDMYLAHPSAGVFFLKTYAKNPFEVRGVGTQVARKIDDEIGAFMPEDDGSGRFAVQSPPEDEDEAETLSNRLETVLETHADAPTRPQDLFDDVMEAIESPAFGPMEYDQYDRPDELEELADRFEEADELLNAELEDLIETDEVGRGFM; encoded by the coding sequence ATGCGGATTCGCGAGTGGCAGGACATACTCGAGGACGTCACCGAGCAGGACGTCGAGTCGGAGGACTGGCGCGCCGTCGCCGGTGACCGGGCCGGCGGCGTCGGCGAAGACATGTACCTCGCGCATCCCTCCGCTGGCGTCTTCTTCCTGAAGACGTACGCGAAGAACCCCTTCGAGGTGCGCGGCGTCGGCACCCAGGTCGCGCGCAAGATCGACGACGAGATCGGGGCGTTCATGCCCGAGGACGACGGCAGCGGCCGATTCGCTGTCCAGTCCCCGCCCGAGGACGAGGACGAAGCCGAGACGCTTTCGAACCGGCTGGAGACCGTCCTCGAGACCCACGCCGACGCCCCGACGCGGCCCCAGGACCTGTTCGACGACGTCATGGAGGCCATCGAGAGCCCTGCGTTCGGCCCGATGGAGTACGACCAGTACGATCGGCCCGACGAACTCGAGGAACTGGCCGACCGGTTCGAGGAGGCCGACGAGTTGCTGAACGCGGAACTCGAGGACCTGATCGAGACGGACGAGGTCGGTCGGGGCTTCATGTGA
- a CDS encoding nuclear transport factor 2 family protein has protein sequence MVEAAETVVRDYYEALREGDPLAPYFLEDDSTVKFGIEESLFGYDEVADALRSQTETTMDWTVTSGRLVVEERDSAAWFADEVRMAWTDAESGDEREFESRWSGTLVPSPARTDASADGPTADPDPHWRFATMHVSTPRRLE, from the coding sequence ATGGTCGAAGCCGCCGAAACCGTCGTCCGGGACTACTACGAGGCGCTCCGCGAGGGCGATCCGCTCGCGCCGTACTTCCTCGAGGACGACTCGACGGTGAAGTTCGGCATTGAGGAATCGCTGTTCGGCTACGACGAGGTAGCCGATGCCCTCCGAAGCCAGACCGAGACGACGATGGACTGGACGGTCACGAGCGGTCGCCTCGTCGTCGAGGAACGCGATTCGGCCGCGTGGTTCGCGGACGAGGTGCGGATGGCGTGGACGGACGCGGAGAGCGGCGACGAGCGGGAGTTCGAGAGTCGCTGGAGCGGAACGCTGGTCCCGTCGCCGGCGAGGACGGACGCGAGTGCCGACGGACCGACTGCCGATCCCGACCCCCACTGGCGCTTCGCGACGATGCACGTCAGCACACCGCGGAGGCTCGAGTAA
- a CDS encoding zinc-dependent metalloprotease, with product MNLYRSARAVAGASGDDAIDWASAAEAAKAATDPGSIALEAGEQEAYARDVRDAREGIRTVSGLEFDVPDTVEIQNRHHWIDANVATFERVMGTLEDHAPPGAFPGVARTINTGTMTVLLAFLGRNVLGQYDPLLLAETPDDDHALYFVRPNILKAADALAVDSDRFRRWIAFHEVTHAAEFGAAPWLSEHLERRMEDGIAKLSEGSFDRQAFRELDAAMTVVEGYAELLMDHAFDGEYADLRRKLDERRQGRGPLQRLFRRLLGLGLKRRQYERGKDFFETIVDARDLETASLVWEGPEYLPSHEELDAPGVWLRRVER from the coding sequence GTGAACCTCTATCGTAGTGCCCGGGCCGTCGCCGGCGCGTCCGGCGACGACGCGATCGACTGGGCATCGGCAGCCGAAGCCGCAAAGGCCGCCACCGATCCCGGCTCGATCGCGCTCGAGGCCGGGGAGCAGGAGGCGTACGCCCGCGACGTCCGCGACGCTCGCGAAGGGATCCGCACGGTGTCGGGCCTCGAGTTCGACGTCCCGGACACCGTCGAGATCCAGAACCGCCACCACTGGATCGACGCCAACGTCGCGACCTTCGAGCGGGTGATGGGCACGCTCGAGGACCACGCCCCACCCGGCGCGTTCCCCGGCGTCGCCCGAACGATCAACACCGGGACGATGACCGTTCTGCTCGCCTTCCTCGGGCGGAACGTCCTCGGCCAGTACGACCCGCTGTTGCTCGCCGAAACGCCCGACGACGACCACGCACTGTACTTCGTCCGTCCGAACATCCTGAAGGCGGCCGACGCGCTCGCGGTCGATTCCGACCGGTTCCGCCGCTGGATCGCCTTCCACGAAGTGACTCACGCCGCCGAGTTCGGGGCCGCACCGTGGCTCTCGGAACACCTCGAGCGGCGGATGGAAGACGGCATCGCGAAGCTCTCGGAGGGGTCGTTCGACCGGCAGGCGTTCCGCGAACTCGACGCCGCGATGACCGTCGTCGAAGGGTACGCCGAACTGCTGATGGACCACGCCTTCGACGGCGAGTACGCCGATCTGCGACGGAAGCTCGACGAGCGACGGCAGGGACGGGGCCCGCTACAGCGGCTGTTCCGCCGACTGCTCGGCCTCGGCCTGAAGCGTCGCCAGTACGAACGCGGGAAGGACTTCTTCGAGACGATCGTCGACGCACGGGACCTCGAGACCGCGAGCCTGGTCTGGGAGGGACCGGAGTACCTCCCGAGTCACGAGGAACTGGACGCGCCGGGTGTCTGGCTGCGCCGGGTAGAGCGCTAG